A single Ascochyta rabiei chromosome 4, complete sequence DNA region contains:
- a CDS encoding Pectinesterase, which yields MRLTFAVACLLEACFAVSTVNRKACQQPTTNPLDGCPKNTLLVGPGQTYKTVQSAILSLPNNTDASHILVLPGNYTEQVNVTRPGPVYLFGQTKYPNDQSKNTVNVIWSNATGSGITPNVDNAYTSTLTVAPTFNSSITGSGPTGNPVPADTPFGNSDFRAYNLNFVNDYRPYSAGPSLAVSVSYANAGFYFCGFYSYQDTVYVGKLGNAYFYQNEIAGQTDFFYGFGTAWIQSSLVTLRNCNGGITAWKGTNTTFVNKYGVYIHDSKVQKANSSLELTGKCALGRPWNALHRSIFANTYLDDSIQPAGYIKWSASDPRVAANTTMAEYKDYGPGFNATGRAASNITIVMTDKQYEPYSAVDKVFQYPFTGKFGNTAWIDSDPER from the exons ATGCGTCTTACCTTCGCAGTAGCTTGCCTGCTCGAGGCTTGCTTCGCCGTGTCGACCGTCAATCGCAAAGCATGCCAGCAACCCACCACGAATCCTCTGGACGGCTGCCCGAAGAACACACTTTTGGTCGGCCCTGGTCAGACATATAAGACCGTTCAGTCTGCGATTCTCAGCCTGCCAAACAACACGGATGCTTCGCATATCCTTGTTCTGCCTGGAAATTACACGGAACAGGTCAACGTCACTCGTCCTGGTCCTGTATACCTGTTTGGTCAGACCAAGTACCCGAACGATCAGAGCAAAAACACGGTCAACGTCATTTGGAGCAACGCTACTGGCAGTGGCATTACTCCTAACGTCGATAATGCGTACACATCCACACTCACGGTAGCGCCCACTTTCAACTCTAGTATTACTGGAAGTGGCCCTACCGGTAACCCCGTGCCTGCAGACACCCCGTTCGGCAATTCTGACTTCCGAGCGTACAACCTGAACTTTGTCAATGACTACAGACCCTACTCTGCTGGACCATCTCTTGCCGTTTCGGTGAGCTATGCGAACGCAGGCTTCTACTTCTGCGGATTCTACTCGTACCAGGACACA GTCTATGTTGGAAAACTTGGCAATGCGTACTTCTACCAGAACGAGATCGCAGGTCAAACCGACTTCTTCTACGGTTTCGGTACTGCGTGGATCCAGTCCAGCCTTGTAACACTGCGTAACTGCAATGGAGGTATCACAGCCTGGAAAGGCACCAACACAACATTCGTGAACAAATAT GGCGTCTACATTCATGACTCGAAAGTCCAGAAGGCAAACTCGTCTCTTGAGTTGACTGGAAAATGCGCTCTCGGCCGACCTTGGAACGCTCTACATCGCTCCATTTTTGCCAACACGTACCTTGACGACTCAATCCAGCCTGCTGGATACATTAAGTGGAGCGCCTCGGACCCTCGCGTGGCTGCCAACACAACAATGGCTGAATACAAGGACTACGGCCCCGGCTTTAATGCTACAGGCAGGGCTGCGAGTAACATCACCATTGTCATGACCGACAAACAGTACGAGCCTTACTCGGCAGTTGACAAGGTTTTCCAATATCCTTTCACTGGCAAGTTTGGAAACACTGCATGGATCGATAGTGACCCAGAGAGGTGA
- a CDS encoding Galacturonan 1,4-alpha-galacturonidase yields the protein MRVSELLTFTLASAAFASPVEERDAKVIPSQRPNYPIAPYHPGKAFPASPARTRTCIVEANGNGKDDSSNILSAIKSCNNGGHVVFPKDKSYTIGTALDLTFLQHIDLDIQGTIKFTNDTDYWQKNGFFQTFQNATTFFQLGGVDVNVYGGGTLDGNGQVWYDLYAKDIYILRPVLFGAIGLKGATIEDLKFRYSPQWYTLVANSTDVVFSNIDISGASTSKNPAKNTDGWDTYRSSNIVIQNSNINNGDDCVSFKPNSTDIVVQNLVCNGSHGISVGSLGQYAGEVDIVKNIYVANVSMSNASDGARIKVWPGAASALSGDLQGGGGSGQVSNITFDGMTVSNVDYAIEVTQCYGQKNITLCNEFPSKLTIEDVTIKNFKGTTSKKYDPLIGYLQCSSPTVCKNINISNINVKSPSGTNLYSCGSISGIEKQVNCKTSGTKGGDS from the exons ATGCGTGTCTCTGAGCTTCTTACATTTACGCTCGCATCTGCGGCGTTTGCTTCGCCTGTCGAGGAACGTGACGCAAAGGTCATTCCCTCCCAGCGGCCAAACTACCCAATCGCACCCTACCATCCAGGAAAGGCATTCCCTGCTTCACCTGCGCGTACAAGAACATGTATTGTCGAGGCCAATGGCAACGGCAAAGATGACTCTAGCAACATCTTAAGCGCCATCAAGAGCTGTAATAACGGCGGTCATGTTGTTTTCCCTAAGGACAAGAGCTACACCATCGGCACTGCGCTCGACCTGACCTTCCTCCAACACATCGATCTCG ATATCCAGGGAACCATCAAATTCACCAACGACACCGACTACTGGCAGAAAAACGGCTTTTTCCAGACCTTCCAGAACGCCACCACCTTCTTCCAGCTTGGTGGTGTGGATGTGAACGTCTACGGTGGCGGTACACTCGATGGCAACGGCCAGGTCTGGTACGATTTGTATGCCAAGGATATTTACATCCTCCGTCCCGTCCTCTTCGGTGCCATTGGCCTGAAGGGTGCCACTATCGAGGACCTGAAGTTCCGCTACAGCCCGCAGTGGTACACTCTCGTCGCCAATTCCACAGACGTCGTCTTCTCCAACATCGACATCTCCGGCGCCAGCACAAGCAAGAACCCCGCCAAGAACACTGACGGTTGGGATACCTACCGCAGTTCTAACATTGTAATTCAAAATTCGAACATTAACAATGGCGACGACTGTGTTTCCTTCAAGCCCAACTCGACCGACATCGTTGTGCAGAACCTTGTCTGCAACGGCTCCCACGGAATTTCTGTTGGTTCGCTCGGCCAGTACGCTGGCGAGGTGGACATTGTCAAGAACATTTACGTCGCCAACGTCAGCATGTCCAACGCGTCAGACGGCGCGCGTATCAAGGTCTGGCCCGGCGCAGCCAGTGCTCTGTCCGGCGATCTCCAGGGCGGAGGCGGCTCAGGCCAGGTCAGCAACATCACCTTCGACGGCATGACAGTCTCAAACGTCGACTACGCGATTGAAGTCACGCAATGTTACGGCCAGAAGAACATCACACTATGCAATGAGTTCCCGTCCAAACTCACCATCGAGGACGTCACGATCAAGAACTTCAAAGGCACAACTAGCAAGAAGTACGACCCGCTCATCGGCTACCTCCAGTGCTCGAGCCCGACGGTGTGCAAGAACATCAACATCAGCAACATTAACGTCAAGTCGCCGTCTGGTACTAATCTCTACAGCTGTGGAAGCATCTCGGGGATTGAGAAGCAGGTGAACTGCAAGACCAGCGGTACCAAGGGTGGTGACTCGTAG
- a CDS encoding putative glycosidase CRH2, with protein sequence MVRDLLSAVLVAATLAGTAYAGAKCTKDSHCPSDTPCCSLYGDCGVGAFCLGGCDPLMSHSFDSCVPGPVCKSGTWALDTLSNVQSIDKYLGDASKIDWQSQGMPAIYTDPSSGTKSTLLTMAQGTVGTLMASTHYVWYGKICSKLTTAQGKGVVTAFILMSDVKDEIDFEWIGVDTAHVQSNYYSQGVTVYTNGKNLTVDGGNTVESMHEYCIDWKPDSLTWSIDGQDTRTLDRKDTWNGTSGRFDYPQTPARIMLSLWPAGLPTNDKGTVNWAGGEIDWNSPYMQNGYYYARFQEVTVDCYDPPPGIQTPGSKSYKYTDASGTNNTVQITNDQVILGSLMGTGEDPGEAPKSGGAKPTATDVANVPGGNVGGGNRAEETSTQAAASGTGSGAQATGDSGTVGGGGSTEFSQGGSAQQNTGAGASIEPSLGGSILAVVGAVLGLAALL encoded by the exons ATGGTTCGCGACCTGCTCTCCGCTGTCCTTGTGGCAGCTACCCTCGCTGGTACTGCCTACGCTGGCGCCAAATGCACAAAGGACAGCCACTGCCCGTCCGACACACCATGCTGCTCGC TATACGGTGACTGTGGTGTCGGCGCTTTCTGTCTCGGCGGCTGCGATCCGCTCATGTCCCACTCGTTCGACTCGTGTGTGCCCGGCCCCGTGTGCAAGTCGGGCACCTGGGCCCTCGACACGCTCAGCAACGTCCAGAGCATCGACAAGTACCTCGGCGATGCGTCCAAGATTGACTGGCAATCGCAGGGCATGCCCGCCATCTACACGGACCCCAGCAGCGGCACCAAGTCGACGCTCCTGACCATGGCCCAGGGCACCGTCGGCACACTGATGGCATCGACACACTACGTCTGGTACGGCAAGATCTGCTCCAAGCTCACCACCGCCCAGGGCAAAGGTGTCGTGACGGCCTTCATTCTCATGTCCGATGTCAAGGACGAGATTGACTTTGAGTGGATCGGTGTCGATACCGCCCATGTCCAGTCCAACTACTACTCCCAGGGTGTCACAGTTT ACACTAACGGCAAGAACTTGACCGTAGACGGAGGTAACACGGTCGAAAGCATGCACGAGTACTGCATCGACTGGAAGCCGGACTCCCTCACCTGGTCCATCGACGGCCAAGACACGCGCACTCTCGACCGCAAGGACACATGGAACGGCACGTCTGGCCGCTTCGACTACCCCCAGACTCCCGCCCGCATCATGCTCTCCCTCTGGCCCGCCGGTCTGCCCACCAACGACAAGGGTACCGTGAACTGGGCTGGTGGCGAGATTGACTGGAACAGCCCCTACATGCAAAACGGCTACTACTACGCCCGCTTCCAGGAAGTCACCGTCGACTGCTACGACCCGCCACCAGGCATCCAGACCCCCGGCTCCAAGAGCTACAAGTACACCGATGCATCCGGTACCAACAACACCGTCCAGATTACAAACGACCAGGTCATCCTTGGCTCGCTCATGGGTACCGGCGAGGACCCCGGCGAAGCGCCCAAGTCCGGTGGTGCCAAGCCGACAGCAACAGATGTCGCCAACGTCCCTGGTGGCAACGTTGGAGGCGGTAACCGCGCCGAGGAGACATCGACACAAGCGGCTGCCAGTGGAACAGGGAGCGGCGCTCAGGCCACAGGAGATTCCGGCACAGTGGGCGGCGGTGGCTCCACCGAGTTCAGCCAGGGCGGCAGTGCGCAGCAAAACACGGGCGCGGGAGCAAGTATCGAGCCCAGCCTGGGTGGCTCGATTCTTGCTGTCGTCGGTGCTGTTCTTGGTCTCGCCGCGCTGTTATAG
- a CDS encoding Mannan endo-1,4-beta-mannosidase, whose translation MRFSTVFTGVLFSLASLSTTYAAKSFSGSNLYYAAGLKEAQQTTLLEGLRSAGVKVLRVWLDGQSGDTKGTPIDDFPALQGDSPDSWDDTVLNRLDKFMVKAYSYNIKLLISIHSYNALEGNKDFYGKWYGTGDFYTNSEAMTYFKERIAHVLAHVNPATGRTWAQSSEYIFAFEAQNEAMHPQGNPAALATWQCTMAQALKSSLGSSSIPVSTGGGSYLATSLLDAYFTCAALDILSIHAYGPGDFETSKLQTYVAHAQTAGKALIMQEWGACYNDGANNKCDGTTPLGVDARNDNIKNWAAQIDAAGIPWFYWQILPNPDPHFGWDYEVGIDDVNWTALQEASLEAGQADAAFDFEKWLL comes from the exons ATGAGGTTCTCTACTGTCTTCACTGGAGTGCTGTTCAGTCTTGCATCTCTTAGCACTACTTATGCGGCAAAGTCGTTTTCTGGTTCGAACTTGTACTATGCGGCTGGCCTGAAAGAAGCACAACAGACTACCCTGCTAGAAGGACTGCGGAGTGCCGGTGTCAAAGTCCTCCGCGTCTGGCTCGACG GCCAGTCTGGAGACACAAAAGGCACGCCAATCGATGACTTTCCAGCGCTACAAGGCGATTCGCCGGACTCTTGGGACGACACCGTGCTGAACCGCCTCGACAAGTTCATGGTGAAAGCGTACAGCTACAACATCAAGCTCCTCATCTCCATCCACAGCTACAACGCTCTGGAGGGCAATAAAGACTTCTACGGCAAATGGTACGGCACGGGCGACTTCTACACCAACAGCGAGGCCATGACCTACTTCAAAGAACGCATTGCGCACGTCCTCGCCCACGTGAATCCAGCGACGGGAAGGACATGGGCGCAGAGCTCAGAGTACATATTCGCCTTTGAAGCGCAAAACGAAGCAATGCACCCCCAG GGAAACCCCGCAGCCCTAGCAACCTGGCAATGCACCATGGCACAAGCGCTCAAGTCTTCTCTCGGTAGCAGCAGTATCCCCGTCAGCACAGGCGGTGGCTCGTACCTGGCGACCTCACTGCTAGACGCCTACTTCACCTGTGCCGCGCTCGACATCCTGTCCATCCACGCCTACGGGCCCGGGGATTTCGAGACGTCGAAGCTGCAGACCTACGTTGCCCACGCGCAAACCGCAGGCAAAGCGCTGATCATGCAGGAATGGGGCGCGTGCTACAACGACGGTGCCAACAACAAATGCGACGGCACCACGCCCCTCGGCGTGGATGCCCGCAACGACAATATCAAAAACTGGGCCGCGCAGATCGACGCCGCGGGCATCCCGTGGTTCTACTGGCAGATTCTGCCGAACCCGGATCCGCACTTCGGATGGGATTATGAGGTGGGTATCGATGATGTTAACTGGACTGCGCTGCAGGAGGCGAGTCTTGAGGCGGGACAGGCGGACGCGGCGTTTGATTTTGAGAAGTGGTTGCTTTAA